The sequence GCATTTACTTTGTCAGTGGCTACCTCGCACAGCGGTTCATATTTGGAAACGGAATCACCCGGTTGTTTCAGCCATTTGGTAATCGTGCCTTCGGTCACACTTTCGCCCAGCTGGGGCATCGTAATATCCGTGGCCATGTGCGTACCTCCTTCTTCGCAGGGATTCATCCCGGCCTTTTCCACCTTAAGCGATGCCGTTCAAAACTCAGCCAGATCGCGGATGGCATCTTTCACTTTAGCGGGGTTCATCATAAATTCCTTCTCCAGCGGCGGGCTGTAAGGCATCGCCGGTACATCGGGACCACATAGACGGCGAACGGGAGCATCCAGCTCAAAGAACGCCTCCTCGGCAATCACGCCGGCGATTTCACCGCCGAAGCCGCCGGTTTGGTTGTCTTCGTGGATGATCAACACCTTGCCGGTTTTCGCGGTTGCTTCCAGCACGGCTTCCTTATCCAGTGGCACCAAAGTGCGCAGGTCCAGTACATGGACGCTGATTCCTTCTTTCTCCAGCTCTTCCGCCGCCTTGAGGGCAAAGTGAAGGGTCAAGCCGTAGGAGATCACCGTGACATCGGTTCCCTCCCGCTTCACTTCCGCCTTGCCGATCGGCACGGTATAGTCTTCCTCAGGCACCTCGCCTTTGATCAGACGGTAACAGCGTTTGTGTTCGAAAAAGAGAACCGGATCCTCGTCCCGAATGGCGCTTTTCAACAGTCCTTTCACATCGTAGGGAGTGGAGGGCATCACGATTTTCAACCCCGGAACGCCTGCAAATAAGCTCTCCACACTTTGAGAGTGATAGAGTGCACCATGGACCCCGCCTCCGTAGGGGGCCCTCACCACCATCGGACAGTGCCAGGTGTTGTTGGAGCGATAGCGCATCTTGGCCGCTTCGCTCACGAGCTGGTTAACCGCCGGCATGATGAAATCGGCAAACTGCATTTCCGCCACCGGACGCATCCCGTAAGCAGAAGCGCCGATGGCCACTCCAGCGATGGCCGATTCCGTCAAGGGCGTGTCCAGCACCCGCTCCGCCCCAAATTCCTCGATCAGCCCGGCTGTCGCCCGGAACACACCTCCGCGCACGCCCACATCTTCGCCGAGGACAAACACTTTCTCATCCCGTTTCATCTCTTCGCGCAAGGCGAGGGTTACCGCATCAATATATGAAATCACCGGCATGGGTTTCTCCTCCTTATTCCGCGTACACGTGGGTGTAGGTTTCTTGGGGATCCGGATAGGGAGCCTGTTCGGCATATTCCGTCGCTTCATCCACCAGTTTGGCAATCTCTTGGCCCAGCGCCTCTTCTTTCTCTGAAGTTAGGACTCCCGCCTCCTCCAGGTACTTTTTAAACTGGACGAGGGAGTCTTTCTTCCGGGCTTCCTCCACTTCCTCCACTTCCCGATACGTACGGTCGTCGTCATCACTGGAATGAGGCACCAACCGGTAGGAAGTGGCTTCGATCAGAGTAGGCCCCTCCCCGCGCCGGGCCCGGTCTGCCGCTTCACGGACCACTTGGAACACCGCAAGCGGATCGTTCCCGTCCACTTCCACACCGGGCATGCCATACCCCTGTCCGCGAGCCGCTACGCTGCCACCGGCCAACTGTTTTTCCACCGGAACAGAGATCGCATACTTGTTGTTTTCGCAGAGGAAGATTACCGGCAGGTCGTGGACCCCGGCAAAGTTTAACCCTTCGTGGAAGTCTCCCTGGTTGCTGGAGCCTTCGCCAAAGGTGGTGAACGACACCAGATCCTTTTTCTCCATTTTGGCTGCCAATGCTACGCCCACCGCGTGCAACAACTGAGTGGTCACCGGGGAAGACCCGGAGATGACTCGGAAACGTTTGTCCCCATAATGTCCCGGCATTTGACGGCCGCCGCTGTTCGGGTCCTCCGCTTTGGCAAATGCGGACAGCATCTGGTCTTTGGCGGATTGGCCGAAAACCAGCATCATGCCCAGATCGCGGTAATAGGGACAGAGCCAATCTTTTTCCCGATCCAAGGCGAAAGCAGCGCCCACCTGAATCGCTTCCTGTCCCTGACAGGAGATGACAAAGGGAATCTTGCCGGCGCGGTTTAACAACCACATACGCTCGTCGATCTTGCGGGCCAGCAGCATGTAGCGGTACATGTCAAACACTTGCTCATCGGTCAATCCCATGTTCGCGTGTCGCGATTCTCCCATGACGGATCCCTCCGATCCCGTAAAATTTTTGAGCTTAAGCGGAATGAATCGGCTTTCCATCCACTGCCAGCGCCACTTCCCCATAAACCTCGGACATCGTCGGGTGAGGATGGATCACCTGGCTGATTTCCCAGGGGGTGGCATCCAATACTTTGGCCAGACCCGCTTCCGAAATCAAATCAGTAGCATGGGGACCAATGATATGGACACCCAGGAGGTCATCTGTTGCCTGATCGGCCACCACCTTGATAAATCCGTCCGATTCACCAAACACCAATGCTTTACCGATAGCGCGGAATGGAAATTTGGCCGTTTTGATGGCCAATCCCTTCTCTTTTGCTTCCTCTTCCGTCAACCCGATCGATCCAATCTCCGGCCGACTGTATGTACACCGGGGGACCGTGGTGGAATCAAGCGGATGAAC is a genomic window of Desmospora profundinema containing:
- a CDS encoding alpha-ketoacid dehydrogenase subunit beta, with product MPVISYIDAVTLALREEMKRDEKVFVLGEDVGVRGGVFRATAGLIEEFGAERVLDTPLTESAIAGVAIGASAYGMRPVAEMQFADFIMPAVNQLVSEAAKMRYRSNNTWHCPMVVRAPYGGGVHGALYHSQSVESLFAGVPGLKIVMPSTPYDVKGLLKSAIRDEDPVLFFEHKRCYRLIKGEVPEEDYTVPIGKAEVKREGTDVTVISYGLTLHFALKAAEELEKEGISVHVLDLRTLVPLDKEAVLEATAKTGKVLIIHEDNQTGGFGGEIAGVIAEEAFFELDAPVRRLCGPDVPAMPYSPPLEKEFMMNPAKVKDAIRDLAEF
- a CDS encoding thiamine pyrophosphate-dependent dehydrogenase E1 component subunit alpha; translation: MGESRHANMGLTDEQVFDMYRYMLLARKIDERMWLLNRAGKIPFVISCQGQEAIQVGAAFALDREKDWLCPYYRDLGMMLVFGQSAKDQMLSAFAKAEDPNSGGRQMPGHYGDKRFRVISGSSPVTTQLLHAVGVALAAKMEKKDLVSFTTFGEGSSNQGDFHEGLNFAGVHDLPVIFLCENNKYAISVPVEKQLAGGSVAARGQGYGMPGVEVDGNDPLAVFQVVREAADRARRGEGPTLIEATSYRLVPHSSDDDDRTYREVEEVEEARKKDSLVQFKKYLEEAGVLTSEKEEALGQEIAKLVDEATEYAEQAPYPDPQETYTHVYAE